Proteins from one Juglans microcarpa x Juglans regia isolate MS1-56 chromosome 6S, Jm3101_v1.0, whole genome shotgun sequence genomic window:
- the LOC121237271 gene encoding probable pectate lyase 18 gives MAIPPPLFLITFLFSVLLPTLISSSPVQDPELVVKEVQRSINNASKARRNLGYLSCGTGNPIDDCWRCDHNWEKNRQRLADCAIGFGRNAIGGKNGKIYVVTDSSDEDAVNPKPGTLRYAVVQDEPLWIIFARDMVIKLKEELIMNSFKTIDGRGASVHIAGGPCITVQFVSNIIIHGIHLHDCKQGGNAMVRSSPRHYGWRTVSDGDGVSIFGGSHIWVDHCSLSNCDDGLIDAIHGSTAITISNNYMTHHDKVMLLGHSDSYTQDKGMQVTIAFNHFGEGLVQRMPRCRLGYFHVVNNDYTHWEMYAIGGSASPTINSQGNRFAAPDDRFSKEVTKHEDAPESDWKHWNWRSEGDLLLNGAFFTASGAGASSSYAKASSLGARPSALVGTITTSAGALNCRKGSHC, from the exons ATGGCAATCCCTCCTCCGCTCTTTCTCATCACCTTCCTCTTCTCTGTCCTGCTCCCAACCCTCATTTCCTCCTCCCCAGTTCAGGATCCTGAGCTAGTAGTAAAAGAAGTGCAAAG GAGCATCAACAATGCGTCTAAGGCTAGGAGGAACTTGGGTTATCTTTCTTGCGGGACAGGCAACCCAATCGACGATTGCTGGCGGTGTGACCACAATTGGGAGAAGAACCGCCAGAGGCTGGCTGATTGTGCTATTGGGTTTGGCAGAAACGCCATTGGAGGAAAAAATGGCAAGATTTACGTGGTCACAGACAGCAGCGATGAAGATGCAGTGAACCCAAAGCCGGGGACTCTTAGATATGCTGTGGTTCAAGATGAGCCATTGTGGATTATCTTTGCACGAGATATGGTGATAAAGTTGAAGGAAGAGCTGATTATGAATTCGTTTAAGACCATTGATGGGAGGGGAGCGAGTGTTCACATTGCTGGGGGTCCATGCATCACTGTTCAATTTGTGAGTAATATTATCATTCATGGCATACACCTACATGACTGTAAGCAAGGGGGAAATGCTATGGTGAGGAGCTCCCCACGGCACTATGGGTGGAGGACAGTATCGGACGGTGATGGGGTGTCAATCTTTGGTGGGAGCCACATATGGGTGGACCATTGTTCACTGTCAAACTGTGATGATGGGTTGATTGATGCAATTCATGGTTCCACAGCCATTACCATCTCAAACAATTACATGACACACCATGACAAGGTGATGTTGTTGGGTCACAGCGATTCCTACACTCAGGACAAGGGCATGCAGGTGACCATCGCCTTCAATCACTTTGGGGAAGGGCTTGTCCAAAGAATgccaag ATGTAGGCTAGGGTACTTCCATGTGGTTAACAATGACTACACTCACTGGGAAATGTATGCCATTGGAGGGAGTGCTTCCCCTACCATTAATAGCCAAGGGAACAGATTTGCTGCACCAGATGACAGATTCAGCAAAGAG GTGACCAAACATGAGGATGCTCCAGAAAGTGATTGGAAGCACTGGAATTGGAGGTCTGAAGGAGACCTATTGCTGAATGGTGCATTTTTTACAGCATCAGGTGCTGGGGCTTCATCAAGCTATGCCAAGGCTTCGAGCTTAGGAGCAAGACCGTCTGCTCTTGTTGGCACAATCACAACGAGTGCAGGTGCACTAAATTGCAGGAAGGGTTCTCATTGCTGA